A genomic segment from Salvelinus alpinus chromosome 8, SLU_Salpinus.1, whole genome shotgun sequence encodes:
- the LOC139582571 gene encoding calmodulin-1 produces the protein MADQLTEEQIAEFKEAFSLFDKDGDGTITTKELGTVMRSLGQNPTEAELQDMINEVDADGNGTIDFPEFLTMMARKMKDTDSEEEIREAFRVFDKDGNGYISAAELRHVMTNLGEKLTDEEVDEMIREADIDGDGQVNYEEFVQMMTAK, from the exons ATG GCCGatcagctaacagaggaacagaTTGCAG AGTTCAAAGAGGCGTTCTCCTTATTCGACAAGGATGGTGACGGCACTATCACGACCAAAGAGCTGGGCACCGTGATGAGGTCGCTGGGACAGAACCCCACAGAGGCTGAGCTGCAGGATATGATCAATGAGGTTGACGCTGACG GCAACGGTACCATTGACTTTCCAGAGTTCCTGACCATGATGGCCAGAAAAATGAAGGACACAGACAGCGAGGAGGAGATCCGTGAAGCCTTCAGGGTATTCGACAAG GACGGAAACGGCTACATCAGCGCTGCAGAGCTCCGCCACGTCATGACAAACCTGGGGGAGAAGTTAACAGACGAGGAGGTCGACGAGATGATCAGAGAAGCAGACATTGACGGAGACGGACAGGTCAACTATGAAG agTTTGTACAGATGATGACTGCAAAGTGA
- the LOC139582561 gene encoding 26S proteasome regulatory subunit 4-like, which yields MPSSPPGYVVLPGRIDRKIEFPLPDEKTKRRIFNIHTSRMTVADDVTLDDLILAKDDLSGADIKAICTEAGLMALRERRMKVTNEDFKKSKENVLYKKQEGTPEGLYL from the exons ATGCCCTCCTCACCCCCTGGTTATGTGGTTCTTCCAGGGCGCATTGACAGGAAGATAGAGTTCCCTCTGCCTGATGAGAAGACCAAGCGGAGGATCTTCAACATCCACACCAGCAGGATGACCGTAGCAGACGACGTCACCCTGGACGACCTGATCTTAGCTAAAGATGACCTATCAGGAGCTGACATCAAG GCCATCTGTACTGAGGCTGGCCTCATGGCCCTGAGAGAGCGCAGGATGAAGGTCACCAACGAAGACTTCAAGAAGTCCAAGGAGAATGTGCTGTACAAGAAACAGGAGGGCACACCGGAGGGCCTGTATCTCTAA